One Terriglobales bacterium DNA window includes the following coding sequences:
- the trxB gene encoding thioredoxin-disulfide reductase: MPDPRNVVVLGSGCSGHTAALYAARANLKPLVIEGHEPGGQLSLTTLVENFPGFPEGIQGPELIENMKKQASRFGAEYRSGHLVSADLSQRPFKLNLGKETLETKTLIIASGASARWLGLPHEQALIGHGVSSCATCDGFFFSGKPVVVVGGGDSAMEEALFLTRFATEVAIVHRRDEFRASKIMLDRARANSKIKFVTPAVVEDVYDVDKKEVTAVKLRNPKTNQAWDHPTSALFLGIGHIPNAKMFEGQLDMDSEGYLVTRNFVSTRVPGVYASGDVADRRYRQAITAAGTGCMAAMEAERFLEEQGH; this comes from the coding sequence ATGCCCGATCCTCGCAACGTCGTCGTCCTCGGCTCCGGATGTTCCGGACACACCGCCGCGCTCTACGCGGCGCGCGCCAATCTGAAGCCGCTGGTCATCGAGGGCCACGAGCCCGGCGGCCAGCTCTCGCTCACCACCCTGGTGGAGAACTTTCCCGGCTTCCCCGAAGGCATCCAGGGCCCGGAGTTGATCGAGAACATGAAGAAGCAGGCCTCGCGTTTCGGCGCCGAGTACCGCTCCGGCCACTTGGTGAGCGCCGACCTCAGCCAGCGTCCCTTCAAGCTCAACCTCGGCAAGGAAACCCTCGAGACCAAGACCCTCATCATCGCCAGCGGCGCCTCGGCGCGCTGGCTCGGCCTGCCCCACGAGCAGGCGCTCATCGGGCATGGTGTTTCTTCCTGCGCCACCTGCGACGGGTTCTTCTTCTCCGGCAAGCCGGTGGTCGTGGTCGGCGGCGGCGACTCCGCCATGGAAGAAGCCTTGTTCCTCACCCGCTTCGCCACCGAAGTCGCCATCGTCCATCGCCGCGACGAGTTTCGCGCCTCCAAGATCATGCTCGACCGCGCCCGCGCCAACTCCAAGATCAAGTTTGTCACGCCGGCCGTGGTCGAAGACGTCTACGACGTCGACAAGAAGGAAGTCACCGCCGTCAAGCTGCGTAATCCCAAGACCAACCAGGCCTGGGACCACCCCACCAGCGCCCTGTTCCTGGGCATCGGCCACATTCCCAACGCCAAGATGTTCGAGGGCCAGCTCGACATGGATTCCGAGGGCTACCTCGTCACCCGCAACTTCGTCTCCACCCGCGTCCCCGGCGTCTACGCCTCCGGCGACGTGGCCGACCGCCGCTATCGCCAGGCCATCACCGCCGCCGGTACCGGCTGCATGGCCGCGATGGAAGCCGAGAGGTTCCTCGAAGAACAGGGCCACTGA
- a CDS encoding SpoIIE family protein phosphatase yields MRLYRFLRRKFALVVPTSLLGQLALYLLAVNLVLVVLHGIWVLAKPGPEAGGDLPEWITFFNVLLVGMYSILLVRWMRGVLLWRLRNRLIVTYFFVGVVPAVLLVAMALISFYIFAGQFATFLVTSDLQAEVKALQSANASRASALAGSLRRGRGTSASVTETRELETSLPVSSKTQVVAWYRGRPFLLQGEPGAQPLAVPGWLKENFSGVALDESGLYLRATTSERVGNETMTVITSMPLDKEVVDRIAAGLGRTTFYITGGDFNVGADFEPTEAGERPMVQLEGQREGTEQRGVRVRRQSSQPAPARSSLSVEGGRLPPRTRWLDRPVTFGALFLFADWKTGEETASLFAVRTRPSALYARLFGTFGAWAGAWAVALAALAVFLAIIALVAVAVAIGLTRTVTGSVHALYQATQHINRGDLSYRIAVRQKDQLAELESSFNSMSTSLQRLLVEEKEKNRLQSELAIAQEVQNQLFPREFPAQEGLEVHGICRPARIVSGDYYDFLVSGSDRLGIALGDISGKGISAALLMATLHSAVRAFQISGVPERVAATTGPGAERHEMSASGASLAVASANGAVSPGYLLEILNHHLYRSTTPEKYATLFLGSYDGRARKLQYSNAGHLPPIVLRANGEVERLREGGTVLGMFDELTFEEGSVELRPGDIFLAFSDGITEPENEFGEFGETRLIELVQENRHLPLPQITDAVVGAVNDWIAGTEQPDDITLVLARGKSSG; encoded by the coding sequence ATGAGACTTTACCGATTCCTGCGGCGAAAGTTTGCGTTGGTGGTTCCCACCAGCCTGCTGGGCCAGCTTGCGCTCTACCTGCTGGCGGTGAACCTGGTTCTGGTGGTGCTGCACGGAATCTGGGTGCTGGCCAAGCCCGGTCCGGAAGCGGGCGGAGACCTTCCCGAGTGGATCACCTTCTTCAACGTGCTGCTGGTCGGTATGTACAGCATCCTGCTGGTTCGCTGGATGCGGGGGGTGCTGCTGTGGCGGCTGCGCAACCGGCTGATCGTAACCTACTTCTTCGTAGGCGTAGTGCCGGCGGTGCTGCTGGTCGCGATGGCGCTGATCTCGTTCTACATCTTCGCGGGACAGTTCGCGACCTTCCTGGTGACGTCGGACTTGCAGGCCGAAGTGAAGGCATTGCAATCGGCCAACGCGAGCCGGGCGTCGGCGCTGGCGGGCAGCCTGCGACGCGGGCGGGGGACGAGCGCTTCGGTCACCGAGACCCGTGAGCTGGAAACCAGCCTGCCGGTGTCGTCGAAGACGCAAGTGGTGGCCTGGTATCGCGGGCGGCCCTTCCTGCTGCAGGGAGAACCCGGGGCTCAGCCGCTGGCCGTTCCCGGGTGGCTCAAAGAGAACTTCAGCGGCGTGGCGCTGGATGAATCCGGACTCTACCTGCGGGCCACAACCTCGGAGCGGGTCGGCAACGAGACGATGACGGTCATCACCAGCATGCCCTTGGACAAGGAGGTGGTGGACCGCATCGCGGCGGGGCTGGGCCGGACGACGTTTTACATCACGGGCGGCGACTTCAACGTGGGCGCGGATTTTGAACCGACGGAAGCGGGCGAGCGCCCAATGGTGCAACTGGAGGGCCAGCGCGAGGGGACGGAGCAGCGCGGCGTGCGCGTGCGACGGCAGTCGTCGCAACCGGCGCCGGCCCGCTCCAGCCTGAGCGTGGAGGGCGGACGTCTGCCGCCACGCACGCGCTGGCTGGACCGGCCGGTGACCTTCGGCGCCCTCTTCCTTTTCGCGGACTGGAAGACGGGCGAAGAAACCGCCAGCCTGTTTGCAGTGCGCACGCGTCCGTCGGCGCTTTACGCGCGGCTGTTCGGGACATTCGGGGCGTGGGCGGGAGCGTGGGCCGTGGCGCTGGCGGCGCTGGCGGTGTTCCTGGCGATCATCGCACTGGTGGCGGTCGCAGTGGCTATCGGCCTGACACGCACGGTTACGGGCTCGGTGCATGCGCTCTACCAAGCCACGCAACACATCAACCGTGGCGATTTGAGCTACCGCATCGCAGTGCGCCAGAAAGACCAGTTGGCGGAACTGGAGTCATCGTTCAACTCCATGAGCACGTCCCTCCAGCGGCTGCTGGTGGAGGAAAAAGAGAAGAACCGCTTGCAGAGCGAGCTGGCCATCGCGCAGGAGGTGCAGAACCAACTGTTCCCGCGCGAGTTTCCGGCGCAGGAAGGACTGGAAGTGCACGGTATCTGCCGGCCGGCCAGGATCGTGAGCGGAGACTACTACGACTTCCTGGTTTCAGGCAGCGACCGGCTGGGGATCGCGTTGGGCGACATCAGCGGCAAGGGGATCTCGGCGGCGCTGCTGATGGCGACGCTGCATTCTGCGGTGCGGGCGTTCCAGATCAGCGGCGTACCGGAGAGAGTCGCGGCGACAACCGGTCCAGGCGCTGAGCGGCATGAAATGAGCGCCTCCGGCGCTTCCCTGGCGGTGGCTTCGGCGAACGGAGCGGTGTCGCCCGGATATCTGCTCGAAATCCTCAATCATCACCTGTACCGCAGCACGACGCCGGAGAAGTACGCCACGTTGTTCCTCGGCTCTTATGACGGGCGGGCACGTAAGCTGCAGTATTCGAACGCGGGACACCTGCCGCCTATCGTGCTGCGCGCGAACGGTGAAGTGGAGCGGCTCAGGGAAGGCGGCACGGTGCTGGGAATGTTCGACGAGCTCACCTTCGAGGAGGGTTCGGTGGAGCTGCGTCCAGGAGACATCTTTCTGGCTTTCAGCGACGGCATCACCGAACCGGAGAACGAGTTCGGGGAGTTCGGCGAGACCCGCCTGATCGAGCTGGTGCAAGAGAACCGCCACCTGCCGCTGCCGCAGAT